The following are encoded in a window of Halosolutus halophilus genomic DNA:
- a CDS encoding NADPH-dependent FMN reductase encodes MSDIPSVLAVSGSLREESYTRTALQYVLSAADEAGAETQLLDLREYDLPVYDPDVDEQGDAGTVTGLVREADAVALGTPVYHGSYSGALKNFHDYCGFDEYEDTTVGLLATAGGGSYGSTLDHLRITVRGVHGWVLPHQVGLRSAREKFEADPAAIDGRRFRDPVLRERVEELGRMLVEYAFIEPDVSSPRTEAAVDD; translated from the coding sequence ATGAGCGACATCCCCTCCGTGCTCGCCGTCAGCGGGAGTCTCCGCGAGGAGAGTTACACTCGGACGGCCCTCCAGTACGTCCTCTCGGCCGCCGACGAGGCCGGTGCCGAAACGCAACTGCTCGACCTGCGCGAGTACGACCTCCCCGTCTACGATCCCGACGTCGACGAGCAGGGTGACGCCGGGACGGTCACCGGACTCGTTCGCGAGGCCGACGCGGTCGCGCTCGGGACGCCGGTCTACCACGGCTCGTACTCCGGCGCGCTGAAGAACTTCCACGACTATTGCGGATTCGACGAGTACGAGGACACGACCGTCGGCCTGCTGGCGACCGCCGGCGGCGGCAGCTACGGGTCGACGCTCGATCACCTGCGGATCACCGTTCGCGGCGTCCACGGCTGGGTCCTCCCCCACCAGGTCGGCCTCCGGAGCGCCCGCGAGAAGTTCGAGGCCGATCCCGCCGCGATCGACGGCCGCCGTTTTCGCGATCCGGTCCTCCGGGAGCGCGTCGAGGAACTCGGCCGGATGCTCGTCGAGTACGCGTTCATCGAACCGGACGTGAGTTCGCCGCGGACGGAAGCTGCAGTCGATGATTGA
- a CDS encoding phosphoglucomutase/phosphomannomutase family protein translates to MDVISFGTDGWRAPLETFTAPRVRMVGQAVASYLRDEDLDGPVAIGYDARESSRGFAEELSRVLCANGFDVLLPERDRPTPLFAHAIVERDLAGALVITASHNPPEYNGVKFIPDDGAPALPEVTDAIADRLADPDPLPEDEHGTARPVDFVTPHADAAIDLVAEITGDADLSDADLTIAYDAMHGSGRDTTDALLERAGATVERMRCDRDSDFGGGAPEPAPENLTALRDRVTGAGDIGLGIANDGDADRIAIVTPDRGYLDENLFFAALYDYLLESESGPAVRSVSTTYLIDRVAEAHEEAVHEVPVGFKWVAQAMADHDALIGGEESGGFTVRGHVREKDGVLLALLAATMHAAEPVDDRVDRLLAEHGTVVQDKISVDCPDDRKERVLADLEDEIPEAVAGTDVEDVNTADGFKLLLADGSWVLIRPSGTEPVLRVYAEATDEERVRRLLDAGEELVEPLI, encoded by the coding sequence ATGGACGTGATCTCGTTCGGGACCGACGGCTGGCGGGCACCTCTCGAAACGTTCACCGCACCGCGCGTGCGCATGGTCGGGCAAGCGGTCGCCTCGTACCTGCGAGACGAGGATCTCGATGGACCCGTGGCGATCGGGTACGACGCCCGCGAGAGTTCCCGCGGCTTCGCGGAGGAACTCTCGCGCGTGCTCTGTGCGAACGGGTTCGACGTGCTCCTCCCGGAGCGCGATCGGCCGACGCCGCTGTTCGCCCACGCCATCGTCGAGCGCGACCTGGCCGGCGCGCTCGTGATCACCGCCTCGCACAACCCGCCGGAGTACAACGGCGTGAAGTTCATCCCCGACGACGGCGCACCTGCGCTGCCCGAGGTGACCGACGCGATCGCCGATCGACTCGCTGATCCCGACCCGCTCCCCGAGGACGAGCACGGTACGGCCCGGCCGGTCGACTTCGTCACCCCACACGCCGACGCCGCGATCGACCTCGTCGCGGAGATCACGGGGGACGCCGACCTCTCCGACGCCGACCTGACGATCGCCTACGACGCCATGCACGGCAGCGGCCGGGACACTACGGACGCGCTGCTCGAACGCGCGGGCGCGACCGTCGAGCGGATGCGCTGTGACCGGGACTCCGACTTCGGCGGCGGGGCACCCGAACCCGCACCCGAGAACCTCACAGCACTCCGGGATCGCGTGACTGGGGCCGGCGACATCGGCCTCGGAATCGCCAACGACGGCGACGCCGATCGAATCGCCATCGTCACTCCCGATCGGGGATATCTCGACGAGAACCTCTTTTTCGCCGCGCTGTACGACTACCTGCTCGAGAGCGAGTCCGGCCCCGCGGTCCGATCGGTCTCGACGACGTACCTGATCGATCGGGTCGCCGAGGCCCACGAGGAGGCCGTTCACGAGGTGCCGGTCGGCTTCAAGTGGGTCGCGCAGGCGATGGCCGACCACGACGCGCTGATCGGCGGCGAGGAGTCGGGCGGGTTCACCGTCCGGGGCCACGTCCGCGAGAAGGACGGCGTCCTGCTCGCACTGCTCGCGGCGACCATGCACGCCGCGGAGCCGGTAGACGATCGGGTCGATCGGCTCCTCGCGGAGCACGGGACCGTCGTCCAGGACAAGATCAGCGTCGACTGTCCCGACGACCGGAAGGAGCGGGTGCTCGCCGATCTCGAGGACGAGATTCCCGAGGCCGTGGCGGGGACCGACGTCGAAGACGTGAACACGGCCGACGGGTTCAAACTCCTGCTCGCGGACGGCTCGTGGGTGCTCATCCGGCCCAGCGGCACCGAACCCGTGTTGCGGGTCTACGCCGAGGCGACCGACGAGGAGCGGGTCCGGCGGTTGCTCGATGCGGGCGAGGAACTGGTCGAACCGCTGATCTGA
- the cysE gene encoding serine O-acetyltransferase, translating to MIGRLREDIAAMLDRDPAAKGWLEVLLCYPGLHAVWSHRIVHRLWNRDFRLTARLLSHVVQWLTGVEIHPAASIGRRVTIDHGMGVVIGETAEIGDDVHMYHGVTLGGDTNEPIKRHPTIEDGVQIGANATLLGDITIGEDAVVGAGSVVSKDVEAGATVAGVPATRVD from the coding sequence ATGATCGGACGGCTTCGCGAGGATATCGCGGCGATGCTCGATCGCGACCCGGCCGCGAAGGGGTGGCTCGAGGTCCTGCTGTGCTATCCCGGGCTTCACGCCGTCTGGAGCCACCGCATCGTACATCGGCTCTGGAACCGGGACTTCCGACTCACCGCACGGCTGCTCTCGCACGTCGTGCAATGGCTGACCGGCGTCGAGATTCACCCCGCCGCGTCGATCGGCCGGCGCGTGACGATCGATCACGGGATGGGCGTCGTCATCGGCGAGACGGCCGAGATCGGCGACGACGTACACATGTACCACGGCGTCACGCTCGGCGGCGACACGAACGAGCCGATCAAGCGCCACCCCACGATCGAGGACGGGGTCCAGATCGGTGCGAACGCGACGCTCCTGGGAGATATCACGATCGGCGAAGACGCGGTCGTCGGTGCGGGATCGGTCGTCAGCAAGGACGTCGAGGCAGGGGCGACGGTCGCCGGCGTCCCGGCGACGCGGGTCGACTGA
- a CDS encoding metallophosphoesterase family protein, producing MKIGLVSDIHGNRVALETVLDAMPPVDGLVCAGDVVGYNPWPGECVAELRERAVPTVMGNHDAAVEGSAFRFNRMAQAGVEHAREQLSDDQRAWLADLPLERREYDGRLKVVHGHPDDPDRYTRYTRPHEFSARLLGDEDVLVLGHTHVQHVERYADGIVVNPGSVGQPRDGDPRAAYAVVDLDALTVETHRVEYDIDAVRKAVAEAGLPDRIGSRLARGQ from the coding sequence ATGAAGATCGGGCTTGTCTCCGACATTCACGGGAACCGGGTCGCCCTCGAGACCGTCCTCGACGCCATGCCGCCGGTGGACGGACTGGTCTGTGCGGGCGACGTGGTCGGCTACAACCCCTGGCCCGGGGAGTGCGTCGCCGAACTCCGCGAACGGGCGGTGCCGACGGTGATGGGAAACCACGACGCCGCCGTCGAGGGGTCCGCGTTCCGCTTCAACCGGATGGCCCAGGCGGGGGTCGAACACGCACGGGAGCAACTCTCGGACGACCAGCGCGCGTGGCTCGCCGACCTGCCCCTCGAGCGACGCGAGTACGACGGGCGGCTCAAAGTCGTCCACGGCCACCCCGACGACCCCGATCGGTACACGCGGTACACCCGGCCGCACGAGTTCTCGGCCCGGCTGCTCGGCGACGAGGACGTCCTCGTGCTCGGCCACACCCACGTCCAGCACGTCGAACGGTACGCCGACGGGATCGTGGTCAACCCCGGAAGCGTCGGGCAGCCACGCGACGGCGATCCGCGGGCGGCCTACGCCGTCGTCGACCTGGACGCCCTGACCGTCGAGACCCACCGCGTCGAGTACGATATCGACGCCGTCCGGAAAGCCGTCGCCGAGGCCGGCCTGCCCGATCGGATCGGGAGCCGACTCGCCCGCGGGCAGTAA
- a CDS encoding pyridoxal phosphate-dependent aminotransferase, producing MPTPTDRVRRAERSSIRVMFDLAERHEDDLVRLEVGEPDFDTPAHVVDAAARAAREGATHYTSNAGLPECRRAISDTLDAEFGVRHGPDEIVVTVGGMEALHLAILATVSPGEELVVPGPTWPNYETQAILADGSFREVPMPAESGFDLDADRIVDAMDDDTAAVVLTTPSNPTGRVFDPDECRAIVEAAADRDAYVIADEVYLGLTYDRAPEGIAAYTDHPDHVLTVGSCSKAYAMTGWRLGWLAGDGHLVDEVVKVHEATTACASSVAQHAAIAALTGPREPFEDMYDEFRRRRDLVVDRVAEIDGLSCPRPEGAFYAFLDPGIDDDSLTIAKYLLEEHGVVLAPGDGFGDTAPGRLRLSFANSVDRLHEGFDRIEAGLREY from the coding sequence ATGCCTACACCGACGGATCGAGTTCGGCGAGCCGAGCGGTCGAGTATCCGCGTCATGTTCGATCTCGCGGAACGCCACGAGGACGATCTCGTTCGACTCGAGGTCGGCGAACCCGACTTCGACACGCCTGCACACGTCGTCGACGCGGCTGCGCGCGCCGCTCGCGAGGGTGCGACACACTACACCTCGAACGCGGGACTTCCAGAGTGTCGGCGTGCGATCAGCGACACGCTCGACGCCGAGTTCGGCGTCCGACACGGCCCTGACGAGATCGTCGTCACCGTGGGCGGAATGGAGGCGCTCCACCTGGCGATCCTGGCGACGGTGTCCCCCGGAGAGGAACTCGTCGTTCCGGGGCCGACCTGGCCGAACTACGAGACGCAGGCGATCCTCGCGGACGGGTCGTTCCGCGAGGTGCCGATGCCGGCCGAGTCGGGGTTCGATCTCGACGCCGATCGCATCGTCGATGCGATGGATGACGACACCGCAGCGGTCGTGCTCACGACGCCGTCGAATCCGACCGGTCGCGTGTTCGATCCGGACGAGTGTCGTGCGATCGTCGAGGCCGCCGCCGATCGCGACGCGTACGTGATCGCCGACGAGGTGTACCTCGGACTCACCTACGATAGAGCGCCCGAGGGAATCGCGGCGTACACAGACCATCCCGATCACGTGTTGACGGTCGGTTCCTGCTCGAAGGCGTACGCGATGACCGGCTGGCGGCTGGGCTGGCTCGCGGGCGACGGCCACCTCGTCGACGAGGTGGTCAAGGTCCACGAGGCGACCACGGCCTGTGCGTCGAGCGTGGCCCAGCACGCCGCTATCGCCGCACTCACGGGACCACGAGAGCCGTTCGAGGACATGTACGACGAGTTTCGACGTCGTCGAGACCTCGTCGTCGACCGCGTCGCGGAGATCGACGGGCTCTCCTGCCCCCGTCCGGAGGGTGCGTTCTACGCGTTTCTCGACCCGGGGATCGACGACGACAGCCTCACGATCGCAAAATACCTGCTGGAGGAACACGGCGTCGTGCTCGCCCCCGGGGACGGCTTCGGCGACACGGCCCCGGGACGGCTGCGACTCTCGTTCGCGAACTCCGTCGACCGCCTCCACGAGGGGTTCGATCGGATCGAGGCCGGACTACGGGAGTACTGA
- a CDS encoding SDR family oxidoreductase, whose protein sequence is MPAALVTGSSRGIGRSTALRFAADGYDVAVNYHTSEDAAERVAAEIRDRGQEAIVVGADVSDANAAARLVDAAADAFGSVDHVVNNAGIDQHVYTETLDPADFDRIMDVNVNSAFNVTKAALPHLRASDADPSVTNVSSILAHTGAAIECHYASSKGALLSLTRSHARDFAPDVRVNAVAPGHVETAMTADRTADEKREELARIPVDRYGQPEDIAEAIAYLRDATFVTGETLNVNGGELMR, encoded by the coding sequence ATGCCAGCAGCACTCGTGACTGGATCCTCCAGGGGCATCGGCAGATCGACCGCGCTTCGCTTCGCTGCCGACGGGTACGACGTCGCCGTGAACTACCACACGAGCGAGGACGCCGCGGAGCGAGTCGCAGCCGAGATCCGCGACCGCGGACAGGAGGCGATCGTCGTCGGCGCGGACGTCTCGGATGCGAACGCCGCTGCCCGACTGGTCGATGCCGCCGCCGACGCGTTCGGGAGCGTCGACCACGTCGTCAACAACGCCGGGATCGATCAGCACGTCTACACGGAGACCCTCGATCCAGCCGACTTCGATCGGATCATGGACGTCAACGTCAACTCCGCGTTCAACGTCACGAAGGCGGCACTCCCGCATCTTCGAGCGTCCGACGCGGACCCCTCGGTGACGAACGTCTCCTCAATTCTCGCTCACACCGGCGCAGCGATCGAGTGTCACTACGCCTCCTCGAAAGGAGCACTCCTCTCGCTCACCCGGAGCCACGCACGGGATTTCGCACCCGACGTTCGTGTGAACGCGGTCGCTCCGGGCCACGTCGAGACGGCGATGACCGCCGATCGGACGGCCGACGAAAAACGCGAGGAACTGGCCCGGATCCCCGTCGACCGATACGGTCAGCCGGAGGATATCGCCGAGGCGATCGCATACCTCCGTGACGCCACGTTCGTCACGGGTGAGACGCTGAACGTGAACGGGGGCGAACTGATGCGTTGA
- a CDS encoding IMP cyclohydrolase, whose amino-acid sequence MYVGRFVVVGPDVGAYRVSSRSFPNREITAREDALTVGPTEDAPETDNPYVSYNCLRVVDTPTGETAAFGNGSHVDPIAEKLELGYPARDAVAESLLALDYEKDDYDTPRIAATIGAAGEALIGTVRKDALLVETVDEPTLVATYEKNAPETIEFAAESADDAASEAYDHEFEHAVCAAGVARTGDGFETAIENGD is encoded by the coding sequence ATGTACGTTGGACGGTTCGTCGTCGTCGGCCCCGACGTCGGCGCGTACCGGGTGTCGTCCCGATCGTTCCCGAACCGCGAGATCACCGCCCGTGAGGACGCGCTCACCGTGGGTCCCACCGAGGACGCCCCGGAAACGGACAACCCGTACGTCTCCTACAATTGCCTGCGCGTCGTCGACACCCCGACGGGCGAGACGGCCGCGTTCGGCAACGGTTCGCACGTCGACCCGATCGCTGAGAAACTCGAACTCGGCTACCCGGCCCGGGACGCCGTCGCTGAGAGCCTGCTGGCGCTGGACTACGAGAAAGACGACTACGACACGCCCCGGATCGCGGCGACGATCGGTGCCGCCGGCGAGGCGCTGATCGGAACGGTCCGAAAGGACGCGCTGCTGGTCGAGACCGTCGACGAACCGACGCTCGTGGCGACGTACGAAAAGAACGCGCCCGAGACGATCGAGTTCGCGGCCGAGAGTGCCGACGACGCGGCCAGCGAGGCCTACGACCACGAGTTCGAACACGCGGTCTGTGCCGCCGGCGTCGCCCGGACCGGCGACGGGTTCGAGACCGCGATCGAGAACGGCGACTGA
- a CDS encoding rhodanese-like domain-containing protein, translating to MNRRTFLAIGGVATLGGVAGCLGSDDSEPDGYGPEPETVPEERSIDTSSYRTQTFNGVAVPLAPIDDVFYWYQRQEARVADARGSAQYERAHIVGAPLSPAPDGESDDPIEDWATDERIVTYCGCPHHLSGLRAASLIDDGYEEVYALDEGFGAWIERGYPLAGSEVSEDRATYEIRGQSDAAYAGEMVMLEQVDADRREAAPIADDGSYTLQLHYAGSTDSRFRVEAPDYTVEGTLADLTSDTVTA from the coding sequence ATGAATCGACGGACGTTCCTGGCGATCGGGGGTGTGGCGACGCTCGGCGGCGTCGCCGGTTGCCTCGGCAGCGACGACAGCGAACCCGACGGCTACGGTCCGGAACCGGAGACGGTCCCCGAAGAGCGATCGATCGACACCAGTAGCTACCGGACGCAGACGTTCAACGGCGTCGCGGTGCCGCTGGCACCGATCGACGACGTCTTTTACTGGTACCAGCGCCAGGAGGCGCGGGTGGCCGACGCGCGCGGATCGGCCCAGTACGAGCGGGCCCACATCGTCGGTGCACCGCTGAGCCCCGCCCCGGACGGCGAGTCGGACGATCCGATCGAGGACTGGGCCACGGACGAACGGATCGTCACCTACTGTGGCTGTCCGCATCACCTCTCCGGGTTGCGTGCCGCGTCGCTGATCGACGACGGCTACGAAGAGGTGTACGCACTCGATGAGGGGTTCGGCGCGTGGATCGAGCGCGGCTATCCGCTCGCGGGGTCGGAGGTTTCGGAGGACCGGGCGACCTACGAGATCCGGGGACAGTCCGACGCCGCCTACGCCGGCGAGATGGTCATGTTAGAGCAGGTCGACGCGGATCGGCGCGAAGCGGCACCGATCGCCGACGACGGTTCGTACACGCTGCAACTCCACTACGCGGGCTCGACCGACTCCCGATTCCGGGTCGAGGCACCCGACTACACGGTCGAGGGGACGCTCGCGGATC